In Paenacidovorax monticola, the genomic window AAGCTCTCGAACTGCTCGGGCGTGGTGGGCACGGGCTCGGCCATCAGCGCGGCGAAGCGGGTCTTGGTCTCGGGGGCTTTCAGGGCGTCGGTGAAGGCCTTGTTGAGCTTGGCGATCACAGCCTTGGGCGTGCCCGCGGGGGCGACAAGGCCCCACCAGGTATCGATCGAGAAGCCCTTGAACGTGTCCGACAGCGGCGGCACGCCGGGCAGCACGGGGCTGGCCTGCAGCGAGGTCACGGCCAGCGCCTTGAGCTTGCCCGCGCGGATGTTGGGCGCGGCGGCGGCCAGGTTGTCGATGTTGAAGTCCACCTCGCCGGCCAGCAGCGCGAGCTGCGCGGGGTTGGCGCCGCGGTAGGGGATGTGCAGCGCGAAGATACCGGCCTTCTGCTTGAACATCTCGCCGGCCAGGTGGCCCGCGCTGCCGTTGCCGCCGCTGCCGTAGTTGAGCTTGGCGGGGTTGGCCTTGGCGTAGGCGATCAGGTCCGCCACGGTATGGATCTTGAGCTGCTCGGCCTTGGCCGCGTTGATGACCAGCACGTTGGGCACGCGCACCATCTGCGTGATGGCCGCGAAGTCCTTGGCCGCGTCGTACGGCATGCGGTTGTAGAGCCAGGGGTTCACGGCGTGCGTGGCCGTGGCCGCCAGGCCGATGGTGAGGCCGTCCGGCGCGGCCTTGGCCACGGCGTCGGCGCCGATGTTGCCGCCCGCTCCGGCCTTGTTCTCGATGATCACCGTGCCCAGCGAGTCACGCACGCGCTCGGCCAGCGCGCGCGAGGTCACGTCCAGCGGGCCGCCGGGCGCATAGGGCACGATCAGGCGGATGGGCGCGTCCTGGGCATGGCCCAGGGGGGAGGCGAATGCCGCGGCGGTGGCGACGGCCGAGAGGAGGAGGGTTCTGCGGTTCATAGCGCTCTATTGTGCAAAAAATAGCAGGGCAGTCCGTGACAGCCGCGCACGGCGCGGGCACGGCCCCGGGGGCTCAGTGCTTGTCGGCCTCGGAGGTGAACGAGTCGGCGTAGAACTCTTCGGGCGGCAGGCCGCGCTCGGCGCTGTAGCTCGCGCGCGCCGAATCGACCACGATGGGCGCGCCGCAGGCATAGACCTGGTGGCCCGAGAGGTCGGCGAAGTCGTCGAGCACGGCCTGGTGCACGAAGCCCGTGCGGCCCGTCCAGCCGTCCTCGGGCAGTGCGTCGGACACCACGGGCACGTAGCGCAGGTTCGGCAGGTCGGCCAGCAGTGCCTGCACCCAATCGGCCATGTACAGGTCGCCGGGACGGCGGCCGCCCCAGTAGAGCACCGTGGGCCGTGCAATGCCCTTGTGCCGCATGTGTTCCAGCAGCGCCTTGATGGGGGCGAAGCCCGTGCCCGAGGCCAGCAGCACGATGGGCTTGTCGGAATCCTCGCGCAGGAAGAAGCTGCCGAACGGGCCTTCGACGCGCAGGATCTCCCTCTCCTTCATGGCGCCGAACACGTGCTCGGTGAACTTGCCGCCGGGCATGTGGCGGATGTGCAGCTCCACGCCGGGCGCGGTCTCCTGGGTGTGGGGCGCGTTGGCCATCGAATAGGCGCGGCGCGCGCCGTCGCGCAGGATGAACTCGATGTACTGGCCCGCGTGGTAGCGGAAGGTGTCGGCCGCGGGCAGCTGCAGGCGCACCTGCATCACGTCGTGCGACTTCTTCTCGAGCGTGGCCACGCGCACGGGCATCTTCTTGATGGGGTAGGCGCTCTCGTCGGTGACCTGGCGCGATTCGAGCACCACGTCGGACTGCGGGTGGGCGCAGCAGGTCAGCACGAAGCCGGCGGCCTCTTCCTCGGGGCTCAGCGCCTTGGCCTGGTGCTCGCCATGCACCACGGTGCCGCTGAGTTTCTTGCACTTGCACGAGCCGCAGGCGCCGTCCTTGCAGCCGTAGGGCAGGCCGATGCCGCTCTGGATGGCGGCTGCCAGGATGGCCTCGTCGGCGCGGGCGCTGAAGGTGCGGCCGCTGGGCTGCACGACGATCTGAAAGGCTGCGCTGGCCGGCGCGGGCTGGGTCATGTTCTGGGTATCCTCGGGGTTTGGGCAACGCCGGGGCTTCCAGCGCCGCCCTTGTATCTCTTTCTTGCGACGGGGCCCGATTTTGCCTTCAAACCAAAACCCTCTTGGCGCGCTGCCGGCGCGCTTTCGCCGCGAGCGCGTGCTCATCGTGGGCTGTGGCGACGTGGGGCTGCGGGCCGCACGGCAACTGCAGGCGCTGGAAGGCCCCGGTGGCGTGGCGCGACCGCGCCTGCTGGCGCTCACCTCCCAGGCCGGGCGGCTGCCGGCATTGCGCGCGGCAGGGGTCACGCCCCTGCTGGGCAACCTGGACGATGCCGCGTCCCTGCGCCGCCTGGCGGGCGTGGCCACGCGCGTGCTGCACCTGGCGCCGCCGCCCAGCGAGGGCGCGGGCGGCGACGGCTGGTGGCGCGATCCGCGCACCGTGGCGCTGGCGCGCGCCTTGCGGCTGCGCACGCGGCCTGTGGCCCTGGTGTATGGGTCGACCAGCGGCGTCTATGGCGACTGCCAGGGCGAATGGGTGGCGGAAACGCGCACCGTGGCGCCCGGCACGCCCCGGGCCCAGCGCCGCGTGAATGCAGAGCGTGCCGTGCGCCACCTGGGCCGCTCGGGCGTGCGTGCCAGCATCCTGCGCATCCCGGGCATCTATGCCAGCGACCGCGAGGGCGGCACGCCGGTGGCGCGCCTGCGCAAGGGCACGCCCGTGCTCGCGGCCGAGGACGACGTGTACACCAATCACATCCATGCCGATGACCTGGCCCGCGCCTGCGTGGCCGCGCTGTGGCGTGCGCGGGCGCAGCGCGTGTACCACGTGAGCGACGCGAGCGAGCTGAAGATGGGCGACTACTTCGACCTGGCGGCCGACCTCTATGGCCTGCCGCGTCCGCCGCGCGTGGCGCGCAGCAGCGCGCAGGAGCAGTTGCCGCTGTCGCTACTGAGTTTCATGGGCGAATCGCGCCGGCTCGACAACCACCGCATGCTGCACGAGCTGCGTCTGCGCCTGCGCTACCCCACGGTGGCGCAGGGGCTGCGGGCCTAGCGGGGCTTGGGCCGCTCTCTGGAGCGGCAGCGGTGCAGCGCTTCGGGAGGGTTACCGAGGGTGCACGCCGCCCCGGCTGTCGTAGCAGCGGAACACGTTGCAGTGCGTGATCGGGGCGGGGGGCGGCAGCGGCACGGCGGGGACCGGACGCCGGGGCGGGACGATGAAGACGGGCGAGGTCGGCACGGGCTGCACCGGTGCCGCGCTCTCGATCTGGGCATAGCGGTCGGGGCCGAGGCAGTCCAGGTTCATCTGGCGCTGCAGGGCCTGCACGCGCAGCTGGCTGTCGTAGGAGCCCGAATCCATGCTGCTCAGCGCCACGTCCAGGCTGCGCCGCGAGCGGGCGCAGGCGGCGGAATTGGCATAGTCGCGCGCCTGCGGCGGGGCGGCCCTGCGCGCGGCGCGCTCCTGCGACTCCTGCCGCTGCTGCTCCGCGGCTTCCGCCTGCAGCTGCTGCCGCTTGCGCTCCTGGGCCTCGGCGGCCTGTTCGCGCTCCGCGCGGATTTCCTCGGGGGTCTTGCGGGCCTCGATCTCGCGCGTTTCGGCGCCGCCCGCGCAGCGCCCGTCGGTATAGGTCACCTGGCCCGTGCGCGGGTCGGTGCAGCGCGTCACCTGGGCGTATGCCCCCAGGCTCCACAAGGCCGCGCAGGCGGCCAGGCCGTACAGCAGGGGGGCGCGCATGGGTTGGTCTCCGGTGGGGGTCAGTTGGCGTTCTCGGCGCGGCTGCGGTCGCGCCAGATGATCGGCGGGCCGGAGCGGTCGCCCCGGTCGATCTGCGGGGCGGGCGGCGTGCCGACTCCTCGCGCTGGCGGCGCTCGCGTTCCATCTGTTCACGCTGGGCCTGCCGCTGGGCTTGTTCGCGCTGCGCCTGGTCCCGCTGGGCCTGCCAGGCCTGCTGGCGCTCGCGCTGCAGGCGTTCGTTCTGTTCGCGCTGCATGCGGGAGTCGTAGTCGCGCTGGGCGCGCCAGCGTTCCCGCTCCCTTTCCCGCTCGCGCCAGTCGTGGTCGCGGTCCCGGTCGTAGCGGGAGCCGTAGCCATAGCTGGGTACGGGCACCGGAACGGGTACCACGGTGGTCGAGGGGTAGGCGGGGTAGGCCGGCGTGGAATAAATGGGGGCCGGGCTGGAGTACACGGGGCCGGGCTGGGTGTACACCGTGCGCGGCGGGTCGTAGTACGGGTCGCCGGGCACCACGGCGCAGCCGCTGGCCAGCAGGGTCAGGCAGGAAACGGCAGTGGCGCGGAAAAGGGTGGGGTGCATGTTCTTCAGAGTCTGAGCGCGCCGGTCATGTTCCGTGCCGGCCACGCTGGGGTGAGAAAAAGCCCCGGAAGGCCCTGCGCTATTGACGCGCCGGGGGGCATGCCGGTTGACCCAGGCGCCAAGCTGGTGTGGGTGGCGGGCGGTATTTGCGGCATTTTTGATAGCTGGCCGGGCCATGGGGGTGGACGCCGGGGGGACTTTTTACCCTAGGCCAGCCCGGCCACGGGCTGGTAGTGCAGCACGGTGGGGAAGGGGTCATAGAAATGGTGCAACAGTTGTTTCCATTCCTGGTACTGCGGCGACTGGCGAAAGCCCACCTCGTGGTCGTGCAGCGTGGCCCAGCGCACGAGCAGCAGGTACTCTTGGGGGCGCTCCACACAGTGGTGCAGCGCATGGCCCATGTAGCCCGGCATGGCGGCGATGATGTGCTGCGCCTGGGCGAACGCGGCCTCGAAGGCGGCGTTCTGGCCAGGGCGCACGGTGAGCGGGGCGGATTCGAGGATCATGGTGGCCGCAAGCTTAGTCCACGACGCCCGGCAGCGCACGCAGGTAGTCCGCCAGCGCCGCGATGGCCTGGCGCACCTTGGCGGGCTGGGCGTCGCGCTGGGGCGTGACGGCCCAGATGTCGAGCCCGCCGAACGACCAGTCGGGCAGGAGCCGCACGAGGCGTCCGGCCTGCACGTCGGCATGCACGTCCATGCTGCCCATCAGGGCCACGCCCAGGCCTGCCTCGCACATCTGCTGGATCGAGAGCTGGTTGTTGCTCGCGATGCGCGGCTCCACGCGTAGGCTGCGTGCCTCGCCCTCCGGGCTGCGCAGTTCCACGAGCAGCCCGCCGCCCGGGCCGCGCGTGGCGCCCAGCCAGCGGTGGGCCAGCAGCGAGTCAGGGTGGGGAGGCTGGCCATGCTGCTCCACCCAGGCGGGTGCGGCGCACAGCCACCATCGCATGGCACACAGGCGCCGCGCGGCCCAGCTCGAATCGGCCAGGCGCCCGAAGCGGATGGCCAGGTCGATGCGCGCGGTGATGAGGTCGATGGTGGCGTCGTCCACCAGCAGGCGCAGGCGCAGCGCCGGGTGGGCGGCCAGCAGGCCGCCCAGCGACGGTGCCACATGGCGCGCGAAGCCCACGGGCGCCGACAGGCGCAACTCGCCGCTGGGGGCATCGCGCGAGGCTGCGAGCTCGGCGCGCGCCTGCTCGGCTGCCGCGCACAGGGCTGCGCATTGCTCGTGAAAGCGCGCGCCGGCCTCGGTCAGTGCGAGCTTGCGCGTGGAGCGGTGCAGCAGCGTGACGCCGCCCTCGCGCTCGAGCTGGCGTACCTGCTGGCTCACGGCCGAGGTGGACAGGCCCAGGGCGCGCGCGGCGCCGCTCATCGAGCCGTGCCGGACCACGGTGGCAAACACCGCCATGCGCTTGAGATCGTCCATTGTGAAGCTGTACTTCAAAAAGAAGGCTGATTTAGCCATCTACCGGCCATTTTGACAACGCCATATTCTTCAGGCATCGACTTTTCACTTGCTGCAAGGAGCACTCCATGAACATCGCATTGATCGGCGCCACCGGCTTCGTCGGCTCCGCCGTCCTGAATGAACTGCTGCAGCGCGGCCACCGCGTCACGGTGCTGGCGCGCCACCCCGAAAAGCTGGCCGCGCGCGAAGGCCTGACCGTGGTGCGTGCCGACGCGCAGGACGCCGCCCAGGTGGCCCAGGCCGTGCAGGGCCACGACGCCGTGCTGAGCGCCTACAACCCGGGCTGGGGCCTGGCCGACATCTACGAGCAATTCCTGCGCGGTTCCCGCGCGATCATGGCGGGCACCAAACAAGCGGGTGTGCGCCGCCTGCTCGTAGTGGGCGGCGCAGGGAGCCTCTATGTGGCGCCCGGTGTGCAGCTCGTGGACACGCCCGAGTTCCCCGCCGAGTGGAAGCAGGGCGCGCTGGGCGCACGCGACGCGCTGAACGAGATCCGCCAGGAGCAGGCGCTCGACTGGACCTTCCTGTCGCCGCCCATCCTGCTGCAGCCCGGCGAACGCACGGGCCAGTACCGCCTGGGCCAGGACGCACCCCTCATGGACGGTGCGCAGCCCGGCCGCATCAGCGTGGCCGACCTGGCCGTGGCGCTGGTGGACGAGCTGGAGTCGCCGCGCCATGTGCGCCAGCGCTTCACCGTGGCGTACTGAGGCCTTGATCCAGACGCCTGCGGGCTGCCCGGCCCCTGGCTAGAATGGCGGTGCCGGCCCTCTTCCCGAGGGCCGGTTGCGTTCTCAGGGCGGGGTGGAATTCCCCACCGGCGGTATCCGTGGATTCGTCCGCGGGAGCCCGCGAGCGCCCGCAGTCCCTCCCCGCGAGGGGCGGCGGGGTCAGCAGATCTGGTGCGATGCCAGAGCCGACGGTCACAGTCCGGATGAAAGAGATCGCGAATCCTCCCGCCCCGGTGCGCCTGCGCGCGCCGGGGCGCAGCTTCGCGCGCGCCCTGGTTCTGGTCCACTTTGATGAGAAAACCATGAATCAGACTGTTCAAACCTCCGCTTCCACCCCTTCCCTGGCCACGCCGCGCCGCGTGGCCCTGGTCTGCGCCAGCTGGCACCAGGACATCGTGCACCAGGCGCGCGATGCGGCCCTGGCCGAGTTCGCGCGCCAGGGCCTGCCCGCCGGCCAGGTCGACCTGTACGACGTGCCGGGCGCGTTCGAGATTCCACTGCTGGCCAAGAAACTGGCCGCCAGCGGCCGCTACGACGCCGTCGTGGCCTGCGCCCTGGTGGTCAATGGCGGCATCTACCGCCACGAGTTCGTGGCCAGCGCCGTGATCGACGGGCTCATGCGCGTGCAGCTGGACACCGGGGTGCCCGTGCTGTCCGCCGTGCTCACGCCGCGCGATTTCCATGAGCATGCCGACCACCTGGCGTTCTTCCAGGCGCACTTCGTGAAGAAGGGCGTGGAGGTGGCCCAGGCCTGCCTGGGCGCGCTCGTGCAGCTGGCGCGCGTGCCCGCGGCGGCCTGAGCGCGATGCGCGGGGATCAGCCCTGCGCGAGCAGGCGCGGGCTGTCCGCGCCCCCCGAGCGCAGCCGGAACACGGCCACGGCCTGCACCAGCTGCTGAGCCTGGGCCTTGAGGCTGTCGGCCGCGGCCGCGCTCTCTTCCACCAGGGCCGCGTTCTGCTGCGTGGCCTGGTCCATCTGGGCGATCGCTTCGCCCACCTGGGCCACGCCGGCGCTCTGCTCGCCGCTGGCGGCGCTGATCTCGCCCATGATGTCCGTCACGCGCCGGATCGCCGTGACCACCTCGGTCATGGTCTCGCCCGCCCTGTCCACCAGTTGCGTGCCCTGCTGCACGCGTTCCACGCTGGCATGGATCAGCGTGCGGATTTCCTTGGCGGCTTCGGCCGAGCGCTGCGCCAGGCTGCGCACCTCGCCCGCCACCACGGCGAAGCCCCGGCCCTGCTCGCCCGCGCGGGCCGCTTCCACCGCCGCGTTCAGCGCCAGGATGTTGGTCTGAAACGCGATGCCGTCGATCACGCCGATGATGTCCGCGATCCGGTGCGAGCTGTCGTTGATGCCGCGCATGGTGCTGACCACCTGGGCCACCACGTCGCCGCCCTGGCTGGCCACACTGGAGGCGCTCACGGCCAGCTGGTTGGCCTGGCGCGCGTTGTCGGCGTTCTGGCGCACGGTGGACGAGAGCTCTTCCATCGACGCGGCGGTCTCTTCCAGTGCGCTGGCCTGTTCCTCGGTGCGGGCCGAGAGATCGTTGTTGCCCTGCGCGATCTCGGCGCTGGCCGTGGCCACGCTGTCGGCGTTGTGGCGCACGTGGTGCACCACGCGCGACAGGCTGGTCTGCATGTCGTGCAGCGCGTTGAGCAGCTGCGCGATCTCGTCGCGGCCCGTGCTCTGGCGCGCCACCGTGAGGTCGCCGTCGGCCACGGCGCGCGAGACCTGCACGGCCTCGTCGAGCGGGCGGATCACCGAGCGGCTGAACAGCAGTGCGCCGCCGATGCCCAGCGCGCACACCGCCGCCATCACCGCGAGGCTGATCACCGTGGCGCGCTGCGCAGCGGCGCTGGCCTCGGCGGCCACGGCGGCGCTGGCCTTCTGGATCAGGGTACCGGCCTCGTCAAGCAGCTGGGCGGGCTCGCGGTCGATGCCCTGAACGGCCTTGTCGCCGGCCTGCGGGTCGAAGCCCGCCGCCTGGAACGCCGCGAACCCCTGGCGGTAGGCCTGTCCCATGCGTTCATGGGCCTGCGCGAAACGCTCCACGCGTTCGCGGCTCTCCCCCGCCGGCAGGCGGGAGAGCAACGCACGGGCCTCGGCCGCCACGGCGCGGTCCTGCTTCTCGAATGCGGTCCAGTACCGTTCGCGCTGCTGCGGGTCCTTGCCGCGCAGCAGCACGTTCTTCCATTCCTGGGCCTGCAGCTTGAAACCGTTGAGCATGCCGCTCACGGCGCGCTCGTGCGCGACGTTGTCGGCCACGGTGGTCTGGTAGGTGGCGAGCGCCTGGTTGAGCCGGTGGATGCCGAACAGCGCCGCGAAGAACAGCAGCAGCAGGGTGGTGGCGAACGCCAGGGGGAGCTTGAGGCTGAGCTTCATGGGGTGGTCCTTGGTCCGGGCGCACACAGGCCGCGCCCTGCCGGAATTATCGCGAACGCCCGCGCTCCCGCCATGCCCGGCGGGCCAATCGTTTGCTACTGAAACCGAAGCGGCTTCTGTGGTGTGTCGGGCGCTGCAGCCCGATTTCACCGGATTGGTGCGTAGCGGCGGTCAGCCCTTGGCGGGCGCCGTGGCGCGGAGGCCGCTGAGCACGAGGTGGCTGATGAGCTCCTCGGCCCGCTCGAAGTCGGACGCGTCGAGCGCGGGCTTGCCCAGCAGCAGGGCGAACTGGGCCTGCTGGTCCGCATAGGCCTGGGTGACCGACCAGATGATGAACATCAGGTGCGTGAAGTTCACGCGCGCGATGCGGCCCTCCCTGGCCCACTTCTCGAAGGCGCGCACCTCGGCCTTGAGCACCGGGGTGACGCGCCGGGTGATCGCGTCGGCGTAGCGCGGCGCGCCGGCGATCACCTCTTTGGTGAATACCTTCGCACCATTCGGGCGCTCGCGTGAGGAGTGGAGCTTGGCGCGGATGTAGCGCCGCAGGGCCTGGGCGGGGTCGTCCTGGCCTTGCGACAGGTCTTCCATGCCCGCCAGCCACTGCGTGAGCACGTCGTCGAGCACGCGGCGGTACAGGGCCTCCTTGCTCGGGAAGTAGTAGAGCAGGTTGTGGCGGCTCAGGCCCGCGGCGGCGGCGATGTTCTCGAGCGAGGCGCCCTCGAAGCCGAACTGGGCGAAATGGTTCTCGGCCTCGGTGAGGATCACCCGTTCCTTGCGCAGGCGCGACGCGGAAGGCGCCCGCTGCGCGACGGGCTGGGAGGCAGCGGGGGCGGCTGCCGTTCGGGGAGTGCGCCGTGGGGCCGTGGTCTGGCGGGGCGATGGGGCCTGCTTCGGCGCCTTCGGTGTGGCGGGAGAGGCTGAATGCGAATCTGTCATTGCACCATTGTGGAACGGGACGGGCGCCATTGTGCTGGCACGCGGTTTGCTGCAAGGGGTTTTTACCAATAGGTAAATTTTTACTGGTTGGTAAATTTAAATCAACCCGCAGGGCCCCAGGCACCTGCACCCACGCGAAGAGGACCCCCGATGAAACCCTCGCAGACCGCGCCCGTTTTCGACGGCACCGCACCCGCCGCGCCCAGCGACCGCCTGGGCCTTGCCCGCGCCCCGGTGCAGCCGCGCACGCCATTCCCCCTGTCCTGAAACCGCCCCGGAGGATCTCTGATGGAAGCAATCGCCAGCCGCGCGTGCGGCATCCATGCCGCGCGCTTGAACCTTGCCGACTACGCCGTGAACTTCAGCGACTCCCATGCGCCGCTCACGCGGCCGCAGGCGCTGATCGAGGCGGAACGTTGCTATTACTGCCACGACGCACCCTGCGCCACGGCCTGCCCCACGGGGATCGACATTCCCTCGTTCATCCACCGCATCGCCCAGGACAACCACCGGGGCGCGGCCCGCGCCATTCTGGAGGCCAACCCGCTGGGCGGCATGTGCGCCCGCGTATGCCCCACCGAGGTGCTGTGCGAGCAGGCCTGCGTGCGTAACACGAACGAGGACAAGCCCGTGGAGATCGGCGCGCTGCAGCGCTACGCGACCGATGCCCTGTTCCATGCCCCCGGTGCGCCGCTGTTCACGCGCGCGGCACCCACCGGCAAGCGCGTGGCCGTGGTGGGCGCGGGGCCGGCGGGGCTGGCCTGCGCGCACGGCCTGGCGATGCGCGGGCACGATGTGGCGCTGTTCGATGCGCGGCCCAAGCTCGGCGGCCTCAACGAGTACGGCCTGGCGAGCTACAAGACCACCAACGGCTTCGCGCAGCAGGAGATCGACTGGCTGCTGTCCATTGGCGGCATTTCGGTGCGCTGCAACCAGCGCCTGGGGCGCGACATCACCCTGGACGGCCTGCTGGCCACGCACGATGCGGTGTTCCTGGGCCTGGGCCTGGCGGGCGTGAACGCCATCGGCATCGCCGAGCCGCAGGCCGCGGGGCTGCGCAATGCGGTGGACTTCATCGCAGAACTGCGCCAGGCCACGGACCTGTCCGCTGTGCCCGTGGGGCGCCGCGTGGTCGTGATCGGCGGCGGCATGACGGCCGTGGACGCGGCCGTGCAGGCGCGCAAGCTCGGTGCCGAAGAGGTCGCCATCGTCTACCGGCGCGGCGCTTCGGCCATGTCGGCCTCGGAGGTCGAGCAGCGCTGGGCGCAGACCCATGGCGTGACGATCCGCCACTGGGCCGCGCCCAAGGAGATCCTGTGCGAAGGCGGCGAGGTGCGCGGCGTGCGCTTCGCGGCCACCGCGCCGCGCGAGGGCGGTGGCCTGGCCGAGACGGGCGAGCAGTTCGAGCTGGCCGCCGACATGGTGCTCAAGGCCATCGGCCAGACCTATGTGGCCGAGCCTGCGGGGGCCGCCATCGCGCTGCAGGGCGGGCGCATTGCGACCGATGCCGAGGGCCGCACCAGCGTGGCGCGCGTATGGGCCGGCGGTGACTGCCGCGCGGGCGGGCGCGACCTCACGGTGGAGGCCGTAGAGCACGGCAAGGTGGCCGCGCGCTCCATCCATGCGGCGCTCGGCGGCGCCTGACCCTCCATTCCTCCTTCATCGCAACCACGGGAGCAATCCATGGCAGACCTGCGCAGCAATTTTCTTGGCATCCACAGCCCCAACCCATTCTGGCTGGCCTCGGCCCCGCCCACCGACAAGGAAGTCAACGTCACGCGCGCCTTCGAGGCGGGCTGGGGCGGCGTGGTGTGGAAGACCCTGGGCGAGGACCCACCCGTCGTCAACGTCAGCGGTCCGCGCTATGCGACGCTGATGTCGCAGGACCGGCGCGTGATTGGCCTGAACAACATCGAGCTCATCACCGACCGGCCGCTCGCGACCAACCTGGAGGAGATCGGGCGCGTGAAGCGCAACTGGCCCGACCGCGCGATGATCGTCTCGCTCATGGTGCCCTGCGTGGAGGAGAGCTGGAAGCGCATCCTGCCCATGGTGGAAGACACGGGCGCCGACGGCATCGAACTCAACTTCGGCTGCCCGCACGGCATGAGCGAGCGCGGCATGGGCGCGGCCGTGGGCCAGGTGCCGGAGTACATCCAGATGGTCACCGCATGGTGCAAGCACTACTCGCGCCTGCCCGTGATCGTGAAGCTCACGCCCAACATCACCGACGTGCGCCACCCCGCGCGTGCGGCCAGGGCGGGCGGGGCGGATGCGGTGTCGCTCATCAACACCATCAACTCGCTCATGGGCGTGGACCTGGAGCGCATGGTGATGAACCCCAGCACCGACGGCTGGGGGTCGCACGGCGGCTACTGCGGTCCCGCCGTCAAGCCCATCGCGCAGAACATGGTGGCGGAAATCGCGCGCGACGCGCAGACCGCCGGCCTGCCCATCAGCGGCATTGGCGGCGTCACCACCTGGAAGGACGCGGCCGAGTACATCGCGCTGGGCTGTGGCACGGTGCAGGTGTGCACGGCGGCCATGGTCTACGGCTTCAAGATCGTGCAGGACCTGTGCGACGGCCTGTCCAACTTCATGGACGCGCAGGGCTACGCCACGATAGACGACTTCCGCGGCCGCGCCGTGCCCACGGTGAAGGACTGGAAGCAACTCAACCTCAACCACATCGAGAAGGCCGTCATCAACCAGGACGCCTGCATCCAGTGCGGCCGCTGCCATGTGGTGTGCGAGGACACCTCGCACCAGGCCATCACTTTCACCAAGGGCGAGGCCGGCCTGCGCCGCTTCGAGATCAACGAGGCCGAATGCGTGGGCTGCAATCTGTGCGTGTCGATCTGCCCCGTGCCCGAGTGCATCACCATGCGCGCGCTGCAGCCCGGCGAGGTCGATGCGCGCACGGGCCGCGTGGTCACGGGCGAGTACGCGAACTGGACCGCCCACCCCAACAACCCGCAGCGCCTGGTCGCGGTAGAGGCCTAGACCGGCCTGCCGCTTTCGCCCTGGACCCTTGCATCCCCATACCCCTTGAATGAGGAGTTGCCCATGACCAGCCCGCATGCCAACGGCACCGCCAGTGAACTCTGGAACGATGACCTGGCCCCCACGCTCACCCACCAGCGCACCTGGCGCTGGTACCACTTTGCCGCGCTGTGGATCGGCATGGTGATGTGCATACCGGCCTACACGCTCGCGGCCAGCCTGATCGAGAGCGGCATGTCGTGGGACCAGGCCGTGCTCACGGTGTTCCTGGGCAACCTCATCGTGCTCGTGCCCATGCTGCTGATCGGCCATGCGGGCGCCAAGTACGGCATCCCCTACGCGGTGCTGGCACGTGCTTCGTTCGGCACGCGCGGCGCCAAGCTGCCGGCGCTGCTGCGCGCGCTCGTGGCCTGCGGCTGGTATGGCATCCAGACCTGGTTCGGCGGCATGATGATCTACACCCTGGTCGGCGTGCTCATCGGCCACCCGCTGGAGGGCGAGAAGATCCCGGGCCTGGGCATCAACATCGGCCAGCTGGTGTGCTTCCTGGTGTTCTGGGCGATCCAGTTCTATTTCGTGGTGCACGGCATCGAGTCGATCCGCAGGCTCGAGACCTGGACCGCGCCCATCAAGATCGTGATCTGCTTCGTGCTGCTGTGGTGGGCGTACGAGAAGGCCGGCGGCTTCGGGCCCATCCTGCACCAGCCGTCGGAGTTCGCGCCGGGCGGCAAGAAGGCGGGCCAGTTCGCCGCTGCGTTCTGGCCCTCGCTCACGGCCATGGTGGGCTTCTGGGCCACGCTGGCGCTCAACATCCCCGACTTCACGCGCTTCGCCCAATCGCAGCGTGACCAGGTGGTGGGCCAGGCCATCGGCCTGCCCGTGCCCATGGGCCTGTTGGCGGCGCTGGCCGTGTTCGTGACCTCGGCCACGGTGGTGATCTACGGCAAGGCGCTGTGGGACCCGGTGGATCTGGCGAGCCGCATGACGGGCGCGGCCGTGCTGGTCGCGCTGATCGTGCTGCTCATCGACACGGTGAGCGTGAACCTCGCGGCCAACCTCGTGGGGCCGGCGTACGACTTCT contains:
- a CDS encoding DUF4124 domain-containing protein, which encodes MRAPLLYGLAACAALWSLGAYAQVTRCTDPRTGQVTYTDGRCAGGAETREIEARKTPEEIRAEREQAAEAQERKRQQLQAEAAEQQRQESQERAARRAAPPQARDYANSAACARSRRSLDVALSSMDSGSYDSQLRVQALQRQMNLDCLGPDRYAQIESAAPVQPVPTSPVFIVPPRRPVPAVPLPPPAPITHCNVFRCYDSRGGVHPR
- a CDS encoding SDR family oxidoreductase, coding for MPSNQNPLGALPARFRRERVLIVGCGDVGLRAARQLQALEGPGGVARPRLLALTSQAGRLPALRAAGVTPLLGNLDDAASLRRLAGVATRVLHLAPPPSEGAGGDGWWRDPRTVALARALRLRTRPVALVYGSTSGVYGDCQGEWVAETRTVAPGTPRAQRRVNAERAVRHLGRSGVRASILRIPGIYASDREGGTPVARLRKGTPVLAAEDDVYTNHIHADDLARACVAALWRARAQRVYHVSDASELKMGDYFDLAADLYGLPRPPRVARSSAQEQLPLSLLSFMGESRRLDNHRMLHELRLRLRYPTVAQGLRA
- a CDS encoding CDP-6-deoxy-delta-3,4-glucoseen reductase; its protein translation is MTQPAPASAAFQIVVQPSGRTFSARADEAILAAAIQSGIGLPYGCKDGACGSCKCKKLSGTVVHGEHQAKALSPEEEAAGFVLTCCAHPQSDVVLESRQVTDESAYPIKKMPVRVATLEKKSHDVMQVRLQLPAADTFRYHAGQYIEFILRDGARRAYSMANAPHTQETAPGVELHIRHMPGGKFTEHVFGAMKEREILRVEGPFGSFFLREDSDKPIVLLASGTGFAPIKALLEHMRHKGIARPTVLYWGGRRPGDLYMADWVQALLADLPNLRYVPVVSDALPEDGWTGRTGFVHQAVLDDFADLSGHQVYACGAPIVVDSARASYSAERGLPPEEFYADSFTSEADKH
- a CDS encoding Bug family tripartite tricarboxylate transporter substrate binding protein gives rise to the protein MNRRTLLLSAVATAAAFASPLGHAQDAPIRLIVPYAPGGPLDVTSRALAERVRDSLGTVIIENKAGAGGNIGADAVAKAAPDGLTIGLAATATHAVNPWLYNRMPYDAAKDFAAITQMVRVPNVLVINAAKAEQLKIHTVADLIAYAKANPAKLNYGSGGNGSAGHLAGEMFKQKAGIFALHIPYRGANPAQLALLAGEVDFNIDNLAAAAPNIRAGKLKALAVTSLQASPVLPGVPPLSDTFKGFSIDTWWGLVAPAGTPKAVIAKLNKAFTDALKAPETKTRFAALMAEPVPTTPEQFESFMASERAKYQQVVKASGAKVD
- a CDS encoding antibiotic biosynthesis monooxygenase family protein, which translates into the protein MILESAPLTVRPGQNAAFEAAFAQAQHIIAAMPGYMGHALHHCVERPQEYLLLVRWATLHDHEVGFRQSPQYQEWKQLLHHFYDPFPTVLHYQPVAGLA
- a CDS encoding LysR family transcriptional regulator, producing the protein MDDLKRMAVFATVVRHGSMSGAARALGLSTSAVSQQVRQLEREGGVTLLHRSTRKLALTEAGARFHEQCAALCAAAEQARAELAASRDAPSGELRLSAPVGFARHVAPSLGGLLAAHPALRLRLLVDDATIDLITARIDLAIRFGRLADSSWAARRLCAMRWWLCAAPAWVEQHGQPPHPDSLLAHRWLGATRGPGGGLLVELRSPEGEARSLRVEPRIASNNQLSIQQMCEAGLGVALMGSMDVHADVQAGRLVRLLPDWSFGGLDIWAVTPQRDAQPAKVRQAIAALADYLRALPGVVD